The Sporosarcina sp. 6E9 genome segment TGGTGAATCTAAGTTTTCCTCATGGCTCATCACAATCGCAAAGAACCTTTTCATCGATCAACAGCGTAGAAAGAAGCGGGAAAAAAACTGGCTAGAGCAGGAACAAGCGCAAGCGCTCCGAAAAATGAAATGGAATGTAGCCAATATGAAAGAAGAATGGCCCGATGTACTTGATGTACTTGCTCAAATTAATGAAGAAATACGTATGGCAATCGTTTTAAAGCATTATTATGGATATTCATATAAAGAAATTGGGGAAATGATGGGTATTGCAGAAGGAACCGTAAAATCTCGAGTTTCAAATGGTCTAAAATGGGTACGAAAGGAGTTGGCTAAACTTGAACGAGTATGATTCTAAAAATAGTAATTCTATGTTGGATGATGAAGATGAATTAACGGCTCATCAATTAATAGATGGTTTAGAAAAACTGGATCAATGGAATCCAGTATCCACTCCAAACTTACAGTGGTTTCAACAGAATGTTGAATTGGAGAAAAAAAAGATACGTAAAAAACTACGGAAAGAGCTCTTCGCGTTTATCTCTGTTGCAATATTTGTGCTTTCGGTTGTGATTACGGTCGTTTATCGTCAGCCAATTCTCTTTCTCTATTTTCAGCTTGTGGGGATTATCTTATTGCCCTTCGCCCTTAACAACACTAGAAAGAAGGTCAGTAATGAATGAACTTAAACAAACTTAGTAGCACACCGCTTTGGTTATTGATCTTGATTGCATTCATTCTGATTTGCCAGGGCTCATGGATGTTTTGGGATGCACGGAAGAGGGGGCACAATGCTTGGCTATGGGGATTTTTAGGTCTTATTCAATTTCCAACGCATCTTATTATCTATCTAATTTTCGTAAGAAAAGTATTTAAAAGAAAGGTCTCAGGATCAAATTCCTGAGATTTTTTTATTTATTTTTTTCGTGAGTGAACGATTAGACGAATGTAATCGTATTAAGGGTAGGAGGGGAAAAGAATGAATGAACTGTTAAATGAAATCCCATGGGGAGCGATTGTGCCAATTCTTGTCTTACAATTAATTCTTATGATTATCGCATTGGTTTCTTGTATTAAAGAAGAAAAAACGAACGGACCAAAATGGTTGTGGATCCCTATTATTCTCTTTATCCACATAATAGGACCAGTGCTTTATTTTGTTATAGGAAGGAGAAATGATTAATGGCATTATTAAAGGCAAGCGATTTAGTAAAAAAGTTTGGAAATACGAATGCTGTTAAAGGAATCAATTTTCATATTGAGGAAGGCAGGTGCGTGTCATTACTTGGACCAAATGGAGCTGGAAAAACAACGACATTAAAAATGTTATCTGGATTGTTGGAACCGACTTCAGGCCGTATTGATATCAAAGGGGAAAAAGCAAAGGATTTAAGGCAGTATATTGGGTATTTACCTCAATATCCTGCTTTCTATAATTGGATGAGTGGAAAGGAGTTTCTTGTTTTCGCAGGACAATTAGCAAAACTGAATCGTAAAGAAGCAGAAAAAAGTAGTGAAGAATTACTTGAACGCGTGGGCCTAACGAATGCGAAGAAAAGAAAAGTAGGGGGTTATTCTGGTGGAATGAAGCAACGCCTCGGATTGGCACAGGCACTCATTCATCGTCCCAAATTACTTATTTTAGATGAGCCTGTTTCAGCACTCGATCCACTTGGGAGGCGGGAAGTGTTGGAAATGATGAGAGAGATTAAAGAGGAAACAACAATTCTCTTCTCAACTCATGTCCTTCACGATGCAGAAGAAATAAGTGACGACATTCTTATCATGCATGACGGGGAAATTGCGATATCAGGTAGTCTGGGAAGTGTAATGGAAGAGTATCGACAACCTATTTTACAAATTGAATTCGAATCACAGGCTACAGATTGGCTAAAGAGCATAGAAAGTTATAGCTTTGTCTCTGAAGTAAACACTCAAGGTAATAAAACAAGCATCGTATTAAAAGATATGGTAAATGGGAAGCACACATTATTAAAAGATATCGTAGATAGAAAACTTCCGATTCGTAAGTTCGAGATTTCTCAAACGACATTAGAAGATTTATTTATGAAAGTGGTGAAGGCATGACGCAGTGGACTGTTCTTTATCGAAAAGAAATGACGGAAATGGTGCGAAATTATAAATTTTTATGGATTCCCATCGTCTTTATTTTGCTAGGTGTCATGGAGCCGGTTAGCTCGTATTATATGCCGGAAATTTTGGCCAATTTCGGCGGTCTTCCAGAAGGTACAATCCTTGAAATGCCTACGCCATCCGGGGAAGAAGTATTAATGAGCGTTCTATCTCAATATGGGTTACTTGGTGTACTCATTCTTGTTTTGAGTGCAATGGGTGTTGTTGCTGCAGAAAGACAGAGTGGAGTAGCAGGTATGGTTATGATTAAACCAGTTCCTTATTCCACGTATATATTATCGAAATGGGCTGGGTTACTTACAATTACACTCATTTCATTGTTTATCGGATATGTAGCTTCATGGTATTATACGAGTTTACTTATTGAAACAGTTGCTTTTGAGCGCGTTTTTCAAAGTGTAGCGATCTACAGCATATGGTTAGTTTTTGTTGTTACATTGACGCTCTTTTTTAGTACGTTAATGAAAGGAAATGGCAGTGTCGCTTTTGTTACAATTTTTATGGTCTTTGCCATTTCGACGGTTACATCCATTCTAGGAAGCTATATGAAATGGAGTCCGGCTACGATGACAGAGCACACAGGAAAGGTCCTGCTGTCAGGAGAACTAGATTCTAGTTTCTGGCTAGCTTTTATTACAACTTTTGCGATTATCATCGTCGTTCTTATCTCATCCATACAAATCTTTAAGCAAAAAGAGTTATTGGAATAAAAAGGGTATACTGCCGTGTGAATACGGATTGTTTAAGGATCAAAGGAAAAGGATATTGCTAGGCGCTCTATCATTTTAATTATCATTATCATGATAATGATAATTAAAATGAAGATTGAAAAGGAACCCATTACTGCCGTTAGAATTATTCTACCCACTATGTATTCCCTTCCTATAAGCTTAATTTCCTCATACCTTTGATAGAATTAAGTTTATAGGTGATAATTAGAAGAAGTAAACGATAGAAAATAAGTCTAGAATGATTGACTTCATTTTTGGTTTATTTTGAACCGTATTTTGATAAGCTTTTCTTGCAAATAAATCACAGGAAGGATTAAATGCATGAAGAAAAAGTATGGCTGTTAATTGTTGTAATAGGTTTATTACTAGTGATTGGAATAGTAGTGAAAGTGGTTATGGATAACCAAAGGGATAGGGAAGTAACAAGTGAGCAAAAAGTAGAAGAGGAGTTAATTGAAGCAGAGAGAATGTCCGTCGTCGCGCTGAAAAATACTTGCAGATATAAGGTCTGTAGAATTTGAAAAGACTGGATATAATGAAATGACTGGCTCATATAGAATGTTTGTTAAAATGACAAATCATAAAAATGAATCTGTAAATTTTTCGTTTAGTTTTTGGAAGGAATCTCCTGGTGAAACAGGTGGTTATGTAGTGGAAGACGAAAAGATACAAGTTGAAGGTATCACAACAAATAAAGTCCAAGTCATTTATTCGAATAAAGAAGAAGAAGAAATATAACGCTTTCTGTAGCGCGTATATGAATCACAGGAAGGATTAATATATGAAGAAAATAATAGGGTTGTTTATTGGAATAGGCATATTAATCGTGATCGGAATTGGTGGGATAGTTTACATGGATAATAATGAAGGCGTACATATGAAATCGGATCCGAACTCATTACTCAAACAAGAACAACTTGCTTTATATATTGCTCGAAATTATGAAAGTGTAAAAGAAATTAAGTTTGAAAATACATATGAAGTTAAAAAAACTGGAACATGGCATGTATCCGCAATTATCAATAAAAGTAATCTATTAAAATTCTCTTTAGAAGAGTCTCGTTCTATTAAGAATCCAAGGATTGGTTATGATCCAGATAAATTTCAACTTGTTGAAAAAGCGGAACCAGATAACTCAGATTTATCGCATATCAAAGTGATTTACATAGGGGATAAGAATGAATAAAAAATTGCTAATTATATTTGGTTTATTAATCGTGATTGGAATTGGCGGGAAAGTGGTTATGGATAACCAGAAGGATGCAAAAGTGCAAAGCAATGTGCAACCTACGGCAGAGAAAATTGAGACAGAGAAATTGGCAGTAGAAGCATTGAAAAATACATTTGCAGATATAAAGTCTATTGAGTTTGAAGAAAGTGTCCTTAATGAAATGACGGGCGTGTATGCAATGTATGTAAAAATGAGGAATCAAAGTAACGAATCCGTTCGTTTTTCGTTTAACTTTTGGAAAGAATCTCGTGAAACTGGTGGGTATACAGTGGAGAATGAAGAGGTGCAAGTTGAAGGCGTAACAACAAATAAAGTCCATGTTATTTACTCAAATAAAGATAAAGACGAAATTTAATGCAAAATCAGTAACAGCGGAGCGTTGGAAATAGATCGCGGGAAGGACTACATGCATGAAGAAAAAAGTATGGCTGCTAATTGGAATCGGGTTGTTACTGGTGATTGGCATAGGCGGAATAATGGTGCTGGATAATCAAAAGGATAGGGAAGTAACAAGTGATCAAATAATTGTGGCGGAGCGAATGTCGGTCGTCGCGCTGAAAAATACATTTGCAGATATAAAGTCTATAAAATTTATATATACCGATTTTAATGCAATGACGGGTTCATATGGGATGGAAATTGAAATGAGTAACAGAGAAGGAAATTCAGTGGCGTTTGATTACTCATTTTCTGAAGGTAGTAAAGAAATATCTAATTATAAAGTTGTTGATGAAAATGGGGTTCAAAGAGAAGGTATGACCACTGGTATGGTTAGCGTGATTTATTCTAATGAAGATGAAGAAGAAATCTAAAGTCACAGAAAGGATTAAATCCATGAAGAAAAGAGTATGGCTGCTAATTGGAATCGGGTTGTTACTGGTGATTGGCATAGGCGGAATAATGGTGCTGGATAATCAAAGGGAGAGAGAAGTAACATAAGATCAAATGGAAGTAGAGAGAATGTCGGTCATAGCGCTGAAGAACAGATATGCAGACATTCAGTCTGTAGAATTTGAAAAGAGTGTCTACGATGAAATGACAGGTTCATATGGCATGTTTATAAAAATGACTAATCAAAAAAATGAATCTGTTAGTTTTAGATATAGCTTTTGGAAAGAATCAGGGAAAATAGGATTAAATGTAGTGAAGGACAGGAAGGTACAAGTTAGAGGTGTAACAACAAATAAAGTCCGAGTCATTTATTCAAATCATGATGAAGAAGAAGTCTAATGTTATGTTACTGCAGCATGTATATGAATTTCAGGAAGGATAATATATGAAGAAAATTAGAGGGTTGTTTATTGCAATAGGCGTATTAATCGTGATTGGAATTGGAGCGAAAGTTGTTATGGATACTCAAAAGGGGAATGAGAAAAATATGAAAATCCACAAGGCTCAAGAGGAAATCGCATTATATTTAGTTCGAAATTATATAGATGTAAAAAAGATTGAGTTTCATAAAATTAATGAAATAAAAGGCGTTGGATATACTTCATGGCGTATTTCCGTTGATGTAAACGAGAAGAATACGATTAGTTTTTCAATGACTGATTTATCTAAAGTAGAAGATGCCACTGTCGGGCATAACCCTAAAACATTCAGGTTAAACAAAAAAGAGGAAGTGTTAACCGCGGACTTAGATGGGGTTGAAGTAATCTATTGGAATGGCGAATAATGATATCTTCTTTCATATCCCCGTAACTGTATGGACCTCTAAATATCTTCTCCGTTACGATGATCCACAAAATAAGTATCCGGTGCGAATGGTTAAAAATATATATCGAAACCGATAGATTATGATTCATATATCTAATAGACCGGACCTTTGCAGAACTAAGCAAAGGTCCTTTTTGATTTCCATCGTTTAAAATACCTTAATACTTTTTGAAACAAAAGTGTTTACAAATAATAATAAACCAATTATAGTTATTGTGGATTCAAAATATCTATAATGAAAAGAGGAAAAGAAATGAATGAAAAATTAATGAGGAAAATAAATAATCTGGAGAATATAGAGAGAAGCCCTGCTGAAGAGTTATTTCAGTTTGTATCTCTCAATAAAGAGGACAAATTATTAGATCTCGGGGCAGGCGTTGGCTATATAAGCCTTCCATTTTCCAAGTATGTCGATGAAGTAATTGCACTGGATTTTGATGAAGATGTTCTGAAGTACTTGGCAACAAAAGCAGAGGAAAATGGAATGACCAATATAAAAACGCTTGTATCAGATTTCAAAGATTTACAACTTGGTAACGAAGAAGTTGATAAGGCGATTGCATCAATTTCACTTCACGAAGTTCAACCAATTTCGCTTGCATTAAGCGAAATATATCGGGTCCTAAAAGATCAAGGCGTGTTTCTTTGCATCGAATTAGAAAAGTCTGCGATATCTACTGGACCTAGAGTTTCATCGAAAGATATGAGAGAAGAAGTTTTAAATGCTGGGTTTGATCATGTCGAAACTTTTTATCCGCAAACAAAATTGGCTAACCAATCTGTTTATATAGTTGTTGCACAAAAAAACAAATAATAAGGTATTGAACTAGTTGTTAAGATCAAACTTAACAACTAGTTTTATCTTTTATTGTAAAAAAGGAGTATTAAAATGAGTACAAAAGAAAAGCTGAATTCTAGCGCTATATAATCTCGTTGATATGTTCTACATTTCACTTGCAGAAGGGGTCGATGCCGTTGCAGGATTAACTGTTTCTTTCCCTGTGATGATGATTGTTATGACATTAGCAGCATCTGTAGGCGTGGGGACGGCTTCGGTAATCGCTAGACGGTTAGGAGAAGAACGAATTGACGAATCCAACAAGATTTTCGGGACTTTTATATTTTTAATCCTACTCATTAGTGTAGTAAGTATACTCGTTGGTATTTTCTTATTGGATCATCTTTTGATATTATTTGGGGCAACAGAAAATATTATTGGTTATGCTTCTGCTTATATGTTACCAATCCTATTAGGTTTCGTTTTTGTTAGTTTCTCAATGGCCACAAATATTGTGATACGGGCAGAGGGAAATGCGAAATTTGCCATGTATGCAACGATTATCCCTGCAATCATTAACATTATTATTGATCCTATCCTTATATTCGATTTTGGTTTTGGGTTAGGCGTTATGGGTGCTGGTATAGCAACCGTAATCTCACAAGGGATAATGAGTATAATCATTTTGATCTATTATCATAAAGGTTATAGCGCTCTTACAATTCTTCTTCAAAATATAAGAATGAAGGTTTCTACTATAAAAGAGATTGTCGCTATTGGGTTTCCAACATTTATGCACACTGCATCATTTAGCATAATCGCGATATTGATCAACACGATGTTGATAAAATACGGAGGAGATATGCATTTGGCAGCCTATGGTGTCGCACAACGCGTCATTGCCTTTGCTATCATACCTATTAATGGGGTCATGCAAGGGATGTTACCAATTGTAGGGTACAACTACGGTGCACAACTATATGAAAGAATGAGAAAGACGATATGGTTATCATTTAGATATGTTGTGTTTACTTCTATAGTCGTCGTTCTTCTCGTTCAATTATTCCCCGAGTATGCCATGAGTATTTTCACAAGTGATCCAGAATTTATAAAAATCGGGTCAAATGCAATGAAAATCATTTTTTCTCTTTATTTTGTTGTTGGCGTACAAATTATTGCTGGAGGTATTTATCAGGCTTTAGGGAAACCTAAACAAGCTTTGATTCTTTCTCTATCCAGACAAGTGTTTTTCTTGGTACCGTTAGTGATAATTTTACCTATTTATTTCGGTGTGTACGGGGTGTTTATTGCATTCCCTATCGCTGATTTATTAACATTTATTCTAGCAAGTTATATGCTTTATCGGGATAGAGTTACAATCCTAGTTAAAGGCATAAACGAATAAAGCGGGTTTTCATTTGTGTATTATAGATATTATGGATAGACTTTAATATAATATAATAAATGGGGTTGAAAGCATGCAATTTGCGAAAAGCACTGATTATGCGCTACACGCCTTAGTATATTTGGCTAATTCAGAGAGCGAAGACAAAATAGGTATTAAGGAATTAGCCAATAAGCTAGACGTATCGGAGAGTTATTTGTCGAAAATTATGACGCAGTTACGGAAAGATGGAATCATAAGGGCTGTCCCTGGTGTAAAAGGTGGATATGAATTATCACGTTCAGCTAGTCATATCACATTTTTGGATGTTATTTTGTCCACTGAAGGTAGACAAGACATGTTTAATTGTTCTAATTCAGATTCTAGACAACATACGTCATTGACTGATGAAAGCAATGGCCAATTAATGAATCAAGAAGAAAATCAACGTGTTTGTAGAATTAAAGAGGTCATGGACAATGCGGAAGGTGTCTTACAACAATTTTTGGAGAATCAAACCATACAATCTATTTTAGAAAAGGCTAAAAAAGACCGTAATACGTAATACGTGAACGGTGTTATTTCTAGTTATGGTTAAATCCTATACAGCTAATCCTTTTCCTAGTTCAACAAACGGCCCGATAGTGGAACAACAAAAGCCTGATTTCCCTTTTATATAAAAGAGAAACCAGGCTTTTTTTGTGAATGAAATCTAGCACATAACAATAATTTGGGAAGGTGTCGTCTGCGCTGGGATACTTCGCGTCGTCGCTCCGAAAACCACGATTAGATAACGATTAGCAGGATTCCGATTAAAGACCTGCCCGTTTTCCAATAAAATCTTAGTGTCTCGTGAAATATTTAATCTTAGATCACCAGCACTATTTACCAACTGATAATTAAAAAAGTCCACATCCACATTTTGACCAGATGCATCTTTCGCCATCACAACGGCTTGATATTGTGGCGGATAAATCATCGGAACGGGTACATCTATATCGTAAAATCCCGTCACCCGGTCACCCACCCGCACGACCCGATGATCCACAAAATACGTATCCGGTGCGATGACGAAATTCACCAGTGACTGGCACTTTTTTTGTGGATTTTTATCCAAAGTGGTGAATCATTTTAATATAAACCTAGTCTTAACCTAATCTAAACCTTCAACTTGTACTGTTAGTAAATAAGTAAGGATATTTAAAGGTTAGTATTTCAGTCAATTAAATAGAAGGGAGAGGTGACATGATGAACAAATTTCTTACAATACTATTGCTTTTATCGGCATTTATCATTACTGGGTGTACAAATTCGCCGGCGAAAACCTTAGTAAAGTTTGAAGATATTGTTGCGGAAAAGGATGTTGAGGAATTATTCAAGTTAGTCAGCATAGAGGAAGGGGTTTATTGGTCAGAGAAAGAAGCGGAAGATGTAATTGATTATTTTTCTGAAAATACATCAGCCTATGAAGAACAGTTGAGTTTGCTTCATGGTCAAAAAGATGCGTTAAAAGAAAAGAAAAATCCTGTAAATGAAACAGGTCTATTTTATTTCAATGACGAAAAAAAGTTAGCTGTTAGAACATATGAGGTTTCATTGGATAAAGGAAGTTTTGTTAAATTTAAGGAATTACTTGTCTCTATTCGAGAGGATGAAGCGATTAGAAAAGAAGATGGTAGTGATGAAAATATAGTCGTCGGCTTGTTTGGTCCTGGTCAATATAATTTAAAGGGTCACGCGGACTATGGGTATGTGACATTAGATGATACTACTGATGTTGCATTGTTTGACGATAAGGATTTCAACATGGAAATTGAATTGGATTTAAAGGGAGAGGCGGATACATTCTTCTCTAGTCAACCGAACACAAATTTATATATTAATGACAGCAAAATAAATCAGGATATCGGCGAAAAAGATGGAGTCAGTATTCAACCGCTTGTGGATGGATTGATCCTTCGAGCCGAAAATGAGTTTTCGTGGGGGAAATTAGTAAGTGAGGAACTTGAATATACAAAAGATATGATCGGTCAGGAAAACTATAACAACAGCGACTTTTCGGTAGTTAATGGAGTTGATTTAACACCCTATATTTTTACCGATGAAGAGGGTAAAAAAGAGATTGCTCAAATTATTACGGGTTTTAATGAAAAATTATTAAAAGGCCTTGCCGAAAATGAGCCTAGTTATCTCGATGATGCTGTGGCGACGGACGAGGCAAAAGCGGGGTATGACTCAGATTTTGAAATTTTAACTCAAGTGGAAAAAGGTGAATTAACTGTATCAAGTTTTCCATATGGGACGGGGGCATGGTTTGTTGGTCACTATAAGGGAGGGTTACTAGAATCGATAATTGACTTTTCACATGCTGAAAATCCGATAGATGAAGAAACAAGTGAGGATCTATTAGTCCTAAAAGTTATGCTTAAGACAAATTTCTTCTATATACCAGAAGGCTCTGACGTATCAAGCCTTACAAAAGACACCATAAATTATATAGAACCAATTATTCATTTGAAAAAAGAAGACGATCAGTGGATTATTGCCGCACAAACAATAAACTTAAAGGCTTGGAATGATGAGTTAGAGCTAACAGGCGAACAGCTTGTTAAGACAAATGTTGAGTAGAAAAAGTAGTCTAACTACTTATGAAATTGATGTGTTGCCATAATTCAACCTTGCACAGTGACATTAAATAAAGTGCAGCAGTAGAAATTGATTTAATATCAAAACCGATTAATTTTTGACCTAAAAAGCCAATGAAAAAAATGAAGAAAACAGGTAAAACAATCATAATTAAATTCAAATCGATTCACCTCCATCTAGTGATCTTCTAAATAGCATAGCAGAAGTCAAACTATCGGTCATCGTGTAGCTGAAAGTAAAAGACTGACTCTTTAAATATTTAACCTCATCTTAACCTTTGATGAGTACACTTATTTGGAAAGGGAGATGTAGTGGCGTAACAACCCCATATCCCTGAATAGAAAATATTGAAGGGAGAATTAGCTCTGAATTCAAATCGTTAGAAATTGCGTAAACCATTGCATAAGAATTTGCTTATTTTATTTTGCATGGCATTAATGTTCAGTCCATACGGAGCAACGGGGCAGGTTTATGCAGAAGAAAACGAGTGAGCCTGCTTAT includes the following:
- the sigY gene encoding RNA polymerase sigma factor SigY; this translates as MDEKDLIRQAKKGDTLALSKLLQQNYSFLVKYLMKVTLHPQIAEDLAQETMMKCIEKIQLYNGESKFSSWLITIAKNLFIDQQRRKKREKNWLEQEQAQALRKMKWNVANMKEEWPDVLDVLAQINEEIRMAIVLKHYYGYSYKEIGEMMGIAEGTVKSRVSNGLKWVRKELAKLERV
- a CDS encoding YxlC family protein, encoding MNEYDSKNSNSMLDDEDELTAHQLIDGLEKLDQWNPVSTPNLQWFQQNVELEKKKIRKKLRKELFAFISVAIFVLSVVITVVYRQPILFLYFQLVGIILLPFALNNTRKKVSNE
- a CDS encoding PLD nuclease N-terminal domain-containing protein encodes the protein MNELLNEIPWGAIVPILVLQLILMIIALVSCIKEEKTNGPKWLWIPIILFIHIIGPVLYFVIGRRND
- a CDS encoding ABC transporter ATP-binding protein, with translation MALLKASDLVKKFGNTNAVKGINFHIEEGRCVSLLGPNGAGKTTTLKMLSGLLEPTSGRIDIKGEKAKDLRQYIGYLPQYPAFYNWMSGKEFLVFAGQLAKLNRKEAEKSSEELLERVGLTNAKKRKVGGYSGGMKQRLGLAQALIHRPKLLILDEPVSALDPLGRREVLEMMREIKEETTILFSTHVLHDAEEISDDILIMHDGEIAISGSLGSVMEEYRQPILQIEFESQATDWLKSIESYSFVSEVNTQGNKTSIVLKDMVNGKHTLLKDIVDRKLPIRKFEISQTTLEDLFMKVVKA
- a CDS encoding ABC transporter permease, giving the protein MTQWTVLYRKEMTEMVRNYKFLWIPIVFILLGVMEPVSSYYMPEILANFGGLPEGTILEMPTPSGEEVLMSVLSQYGLLGVLILVLSAMGVVAAERQSGVAGMVMIKPVPYSTYILSKWAGLLTITLISLFIGYVASWYYTSLLIETVAFERVFQSVAIYSIWLVFVVTLTLFFSTLMKGNGSVAFVTIFMVFAISTVTSILGSYMKWSPATMTEHTGKVLLSGELDSSFWLAFITTFAIIIVVLISSIQIFKQKELLE
- a CDS encoding class I SAM-dependent methyltransferase gives rise to the protein MNEKLMRKINNLENIERSPAEELFQFVSLNKEDKLLDLGAGVGYISLPFSKYVDEVIALDFDEDVLKYLATKAEENGMTNIKTLVSDFKDLQLGNEEVDKAIASISLHEVQPISLALSEIYRVLKDQGVFLCIELEKSAISTGPRVSSKDMREEVLNAGFDHVETFYPQTKLANQSVYIVVAQKNK
- a CDS encoding MATE family efflux transporter, giving the protein MLALYNLVDMFYISLAEGVDAVAGLTVSFPVMMIVMTLAASVGVGTASVIARRLGEERIDESNKIFGTFIFLILLISVVSILVGIFLLDHLLILFGATENIIGYASAYMLPILLGFVFVSFSMATNIVIRAEGNAKFAMYATIIPAIINIIIDPILIFDFGFGLGVMGAGIATVISQGIMSIIILIYYHKGYSALTILLQNIRMKVSTIKEIVAIGFPTFMHTASFSIIAILINTMLIKYGGDMHLAAYGVAQRVIAFAIIPINGVMQGMLPIVGYNYGAQLYERMRKTIWLSFRYVVFTSIVVVLLVQLFPEYAMSIFTSDPEFIKIGSNAMKIIFSLYFVVGVQIIAGGIYQALGKPKQALILSLSRQVFFLVPLVIILPIYFGVYGVFIAFPIADLLTFILASYMLYRDRVTILVKGINE
- a CDS encoding Rrf2 family transcriptional regulator: MQFAKSTDYALHALVYLANSESEDKIGIKELANKLDVSESYLSKIMTQLRKDGIIRAVPGVKGGYELSRSASHITFLDVILSTEGRQDMFNCSNSDSRQHTSLTDESNGQLMNQEENQRVCRIKEVMDNAEGVLQQFLENQTIQSILEKAKKDRNT